The DNA segment TCACCTTGAAAATAACACTTATCTGCACTGTGCTCGGTTTTATACTAGGCACACTGCTTTCGCTTTTGAAATTAACAAAATGTAAACCACTCGTGTGGATTGCGAATTTTTATACTTCCATTTTTCGCGGAACGCCACTGTTGGTTCAGCTCTGTATTATCCACTTTGGTATTCCGCAGCTGATTGGAATAACATTTACAACGACACAATCTGGTATTTTAACATTCTCATTAAACTCAGCGGCATATGTGTCTGAGATTTTAAGAGGCGGTATCGTTGGTGTCGACAAAGGCCAGTATGAGGCATCCATGTCCCTTGGTGTCGGTTATAAAGACATGATGAAAGATATCATCTTC comes from the Blautia liquoris genome and includes:
- a CDS encoding amino acid ABC transporter permease, producing MKLDFSSVWQYWPFLYHGALLTLKITLICTVLGFILGTLLSLLKLTKCKPLVWIANFYTSIFRGTPLLVQLCIIHFGIPQLIGITFTTTQSGILTFSLNSAAYVSEILRGGIVGVDKGQYEASMSLGVGYKDMMKDIIFPQAIRSILPGLVNEGISLLKESSILSYIGAVELLRAADQITVLTFRFFEPYLVIALIYYVMVMILTLFANRLERWLNRSDRVS